From a single Anaerolineae bacterium genomic region:
- a CDS encoding CvpA family protein produces MPDIGLNALDLLLLVILFIAALVGAIRGALPQLFSIISIWFGLVATLWLYKPLSNYILQGLGLPKIGSDTFAFLILLLVFFNAFRFIVKTLSTPPEERKQRRKSEEDPLAEAAKSATQRFVLGPLNLLGGGLMGVILNTLWIALILGAVQFIFQPTSGVAETYTGFSRRIVTNLNTSTLMPMFNQVLLLLSRSVELFIPKNADILKTVLEFIS; encoded by the coding sequence ATGCCGGATATTGGATTAAACGCCCTGGATTTACTGCTGCTGGTCATCCTCTTCATCGCCGCTTTGGTAGGCGCTATCAGAGGCGCGCTGCCGCAATTATTTTCTATTATCAGCATTTGGTTTGGGCTGGTGGCTACCTTATGGCTTTACAAACCCCTCAGTAACTATATTCTGCAGGGGTTGGGTCTGCCCAAAATTGGCAGCGACACTTTTGCCTTTTTAATTCTGCTTCTGGTTTTTTTCAATGCTTTTAGATTTATTGTGAAAACCCTCAGCACGCCGCCAGAAGAACGAAAGCAAAGAAGAAAGAGTGAAGAAGACCCCCTGGCCGAAGCAGCCAAATCAGCTACCCAACGTTTTGTGCTTGGCCCGTTGAACTTGCTGGGGGGGGGCTTGATGGGCGTCATTTTAAACACCCTCTGGATCGCCCTGATCCTGGGCGCGGTTCAATTTATTTTTCAGCCAACCAGCGGCGTGGCCGAGACGTATACCGGCTTTTCCAGACGAATTGTGACCAATTTGAACACCTCTACCTTGATGCCAATGTTCAACCAGGTTCTTTTGCTGTTGAGTCGTTCGGTTGAGTTGTTCATCCCCAAAAATGCCGACATCCTAAAAACCGTGCTGGAGTTTATTAGCTAA
- a CDS encoding endonuclease MutS2 — MQQKHLNTLEFPKILERLARYTMFSASQALALALQPTPYLTEAQAWQKETTEAERLLAVKPDVGIGGARDVRFLIARARRGAVLLALELLEVRQTLIAARNLKRTITHLALDYPRLADMAGRIEECPNLVNEIGQAIDERGEVKSNASPKLARIRRDLAIAYDRLMERLNRLMSSSQYSRYLQENLITQREGRYVIPLKAEFKGKIQGIVHDQSASGATLFIEPMATVELNNKWRQLQLDETEEINKILAGLSDLVGSQGRFIDHTVNALADLDLALAKAKYAQAIEATEPILFNLKESPANGATPTRAEKQEGLSLPGFNLVSARHPLLDPATVVPIEVYLPENTHMLVITGPNTGGKTVSLKTVGLLAAMAQAGLRIPADEGSALPVFNHIFADIGDEQSIEQSLSTFSSHMTNIVRILAQCDEASLVILDELGAGTDPIEGSALARSILSHLLERRVTTFVATHFSELKAYAHTTNGVANASLEFNLETLAPTYHLRIGLPGASNAFAIAQRLGLPLEIINQAQGLVGEDAQQVEAMLAEIKAQTQAAHHARQLVEAEREEAEKYTRRLEQRLAEIDAERREILDAARADARREIKAAREEIRTLREQAQELLKQPDTSPGATAEETRPAAVEAIEEKLFQLEAEQLAETPPSPGKTKKRSHPGAIDPGDKVFVPSFNTTGEVVAMQNKQVEVQLGRFRTTVPLAEVELRQKAVQQEKVIASSVKLPTVESPGMELDLRGQVSEEALVRLDQYLDQAFSARLPWVRIIHGKGSGVLRQVVRQTLSDHPQVSSYRPGDEGEGGEGVTVAKLAVN; from the coding sequence GTGCAGCAGAAACACCTCAACACCCTTGAATTTCCAAAAATCCTGGAAAGATTGGCCCGGTATACTATGTTTTCGGCCAGCCAGGCCCTGGCCCTGGCCTTGCAGCCCACGCCCTATTTAACCGAGGCGCAAGCCTGGCAGAAGGAGACCACCGAGGCCGAGCGGCTCCTGGCGGTTAAACCGGATGTTGGCATTGGCGGCGCGCGCGACGTGCGGTTCCTAATAGCGCGCGCCCGGCGCGGAGCGGTGTTGCTGGCCCTGGAATTGCTGGAAGTAAGGCAAACGTTGATTGCCGCCCGAAATTTAAAGCGGACTATCACCCACCTGGCCCTGGATTATCCTCGCCTGGCCGACATGGCCGGCCGCATTGAAGAGTGCCCTAACCTGGTCAACGAAATCGGCCAGGCCATTGATGAGCGCGGCGAGGTCAAAAGCAACGCCAGCCCCAAACTGGCCCGCATCCGGCGGGACCTGGCCATAGCCTATGACCGGCTGATGGAACGGCTCAACCGGCTGATGTCTTCTTCCCAATACAGCCGCTATCTGCAAGAAAACCTGATCACCCAGCGGGAGGGACGTTACGTGATCCCGCTCAAGGCCGAGTTCAAGGGCAAAATCCAGGGCATTGTGCACGACCAAAGCGCCAGCGGGGCCACCCTCTTTATTGAGCCAATGGCCACGGTTGAACTCAATAACAAATGGCGGCAGTTACAACTGGACGAAACCGAAGAAATCAACAAAATCCTGGCCGGCCTGTCGGACCTGGTTGGCAGCCAGGGACGTTTTATTGACCACACGGTAAACGCCCTGGCCGATCTTGACCTGGCCCTGGCCAAAGCCAAATATGCCCAGGCCATCGAGGCTACTGAGCCGATACTGTTCAACCTCAAAGAGTCCCCGGCAAATGGCGCTACGCCGACAAGGGCGGAGAAGCAGGAGGGTTTGTCGCTGCCCGGTTTTAACCTGGTTTCGGCCCGCCATCCGCTGCTTGATCCGGCCACCGTGGTGCCTATTGAGGTGTATCTGCCGGAAAACACCCACATGCTGGTGATCACCGGCCCCAATACCGGCGGCAAAACCGTCTCTCTTAAAACAGTGGGCCTGCTGGCCGCTATGGCCCAGGCCGGGTTGCGCATCCCCGCCGATGAGGGGTCCGCTTTGCCGGTTTTTAATCACATTTTTGCCGACATTGGCGATGAGCAATCTATAGAGCAAAGCCTATCCACCTTTTCCTCGCACATGACCAACATTGTGCGCATTTTGGCGCAGTGCGATGAAGCCTCGCTGGTGATTTTGGACGAGTTGGGGGCCGGCACCGACCCGATTGAAGGGTCGGCCCTGGCCCGTTCAATTTTATCCCATTTGCTGGAGCGGCGGGTAACCACGTTTGTGGCCACCCACTTTTCGGAGTTGAAGGCGTATGCCCACACTACAAACGGCGTGGCCAATGCCAGTTTGGAGTTTAACCTGGAAACCCTGGCTCCTACCTACCACCTGCGTATCGGCCTGCCCGGAGCGTCAAATGCGTTTGCCATTGCCCAAAGATTAGGACTACCCCTGGAAATCATTAACCAGGCCCAGGGATTGGTGGGCGAAGATGCGCAGCAAGTGGAGGCTATGCTGGCCGAAATCAAAGCCCAAACTCAGGCAGCTCACCACGCCCGCCAACTGGTTGAAGCGGAACGAGAAGAGGCCGAAAAATATACCCGGCGCTTGGAGCAGCGTTTGGCCGAAATTGACGCCGAACGCCGGGAAATCCTTGACGCCGCTCGCGCCGATGCTCGCCGCGAAATAAAAGCGGCGCGCGAAGAAATCAGAACCTTAAGAGAGCAAGCGCAGGAGCTGCTGAAACAACCGGATACTTCGCCGGGAGCGACTGCGGAGGAAACCCGGCCGGCCGCCGTGGAAGCCATTGAAGAAAAATTGTTCCAGCTTGAGGCTGAACAGCTTGCTGAAACTCCGCCAAGCCCGGGTAAAACAAAAAAACGCAGCCACCCCGGGGCCATTGACCCCGGCGACAAAGTATTCGTCCCCTCCTTTAACACTACCGGCGAAGTAGTGGCTATGCAAAACAAGCAGGTTGAAGTGCAGTTGGGCCGTTTTCGAACAACAGTGCCGCTGGCCGAGGTAGAGTTGAGACAAAAAGCCGTCCAACAGGAGAAAGTCATCGCCAGCAGCGTTAAATTGCCTACGGTTGAGTCGCCGGGGAT
- a CDS encoding DNA internalization-related competence protein ComEC/Rec2, whose product MTPLTRLGIAWIAGIALARWFNLPWVVVALAVLPALGALLFYRHNVRGRWAGILTLALAAGAFRFILSQPTIDKTHIAFYNDSPELEEITGVVVDEPDVRDYYLNLRLRAESLRIGEATVPVEGLVLVRAPRYPEYFYGDRLTVTGQLETPPVFENFSYKDYLVRFGIHTMIRRPKIELVAGNQGNPFWAAMLAGKMHASQTINRMLAEPHASLLNGILLGIEVGIPSDLYEQFNLTGTSHIIVISGSNIAVVVGILLLLGQRVFGKRFAPPIAMLGIILYTFLVGADAAVSRAAIMGLVWVLAIWVGRPGLALNSLIFSALVLTLINPLILWDVGFQLSFMATLGLIVLAPPLERGIFGLLQRWLKTEQIGLAMALLSELVVITLAAQISTGPLIVYHFGRFSLVSLLSNLLILPVQPPIMIVGGLATLAGMLWLPLGQAIGWLVWLPLAWTVRVVEVTVRLPYSSLDLGPFPFWLLALVYAALGAGVWWANRPAAEQQAPSHFRLPPLGTATTRLWVGGMGAVTLLIWLAALGLPDGRLHVAFLDVGQGDAVLITMPNGQQMLIDGGPSATQLNWRLGQKMPFWDRSLEVVANTHPDSDHLGGLVSLLDRYTVAQVLVSDVAGESELFRQWELELAEEQLQPLVGQAGMQLSFGRGVTATILHPGPMVPNSNKANNHSLVLHLQMGRVSFLLPGDIETPVEQNLVWAGVPLTATVLKSPHHGSSTSSSEAFLAAVQPQLVVISVGMDNRFGHPSAEILQRYAEHGFTVLRTDKQGTVEFSTDGESLWVETTR is encoded by the coding sequence TATTGTTTTACCGGCATAACGTCCGTGGCCGCTGGGCCGGTATTTTGACCCTGGCCCTGGCTGCGGGCGCTTTTCGTTTTATTCTTTCCCAGCCCACTATTGATAAAACGCATATTGCCTTTTATAACGACTCGCCGGAGTTGGAAGAAATAACCGGCGTGGTGGTTGATGAACCTGATGTGCGAGACTATTACCTCAATTTGCGCCTGCGCGCCGAGTCGTTGCGGATTGGTGAGGCAACAGTGCCGGTTGAGGGGCTGGTACTTGTTCGCGCCCCACGTTATCCAGAATATTTTTACGGCGACCGGCTGACGGTAACGGGTCAACTGGAAACACCCCCCGTTTTTGAAAATTTTTCCTACAAAGATTACCTGGTCAGATTTGGCATTCACACCATGATCCGCCGCCCCAAGATCGAGCTTGTGGCCGGCAATCAGGGCAACCCTTTCTGGGCCGCTATGCTGGCCGGCAAAATGCATGCCTCTCAAACCATCAACCGCATGCTGGCCGAACCCCATGCCTCGCTGCTCAATGGCATCTTGCTGGGTATTGAAGTAGGCATTCCCAGCGATTTGTACGAGCAGTTTAACCTGACCGGCACGTCGCACATTATTGTTATTTCCGGCAGCAATATTGCTGTGGTGGTTGGTATTTTGCTTTTACTGGGCCAGAGAGTTTTTGGCAAACGTTTTGCGCCGCCCATAGCTATGCTGGGCATCATTCTTTACACCTTCTTGGTTGGGGCCGACGCCGCCGTCAGCCGGGCGGCCATAATGGGCCTGGTCTGGGTGTTGGCCATCTGGGTGGGCCGGCCCGGCCTGGCCCTCAACTCGCTTATTTTTTCGGCGCTGGTACTAACCCTCATTAACCCCCTGATTTTGTGGGACGTAGGCTTCCAACTTAGTTTTATGGCCACTTTGGGCCTGATTGTTCTGGCGCCGCCCCTGGAACGAGGCATTTTTGGCTTGCTGCAACGCTGGCTCAAAACCGAGCAAATTGGCCTGGCCATGGCTCTGCTCAGCGAGTTAGTGGTGATCACCCTGGCTGCCCAAATTAGCACCGGGCCGCTGATTGTGTACCATTTTGGCCGGTTCTCGCTGGTGTCTCTGTTAAGCAATTTGCTCATTTTGCCGGTGCAGCCGCCTATTATGATTGTTGGTGGTTTGGCTACCCTGGCCGGGATGCTCTGGCTGCCGTTGGGCCAGGCTATTGGCTGGCTGGTCTGGTTACCCCTGGCCTGGACGGTGCGGGTTGTTGAGGTAACGGTTCGCTTGCCCTATAGCTCGCTTGATTTGGGACCATTCCCTTTTTGGCTGCTGGCGCTGGTGTATGCTGCTTTAGGCGCCGGCGTCTGGTGGGCTAACCGCCCGGCGGCCGAACAGCAAGCCCCATCCCACTTTCGCTTACCTCCCCTTGGCACGGCCACTACCCGCCTGTGGGTGGGGGGAATGGGGGCAGTTACTTTGCTGATCTGGTTGGCCGCACTGGGCCTGCCGGATGGTCGCCTGCACGTGGCTTTCCTGGATGTTGGGCAGGGAGATGCGGTACTCATCACTATGCCTAACGGCCAACAAATGCTCATTGACGGCGGACCGTCGGCCACGCAGCTCAATTGGCGGTTAGGCCAAAAAATGCCTTTCTGGGATCGTTCGCTGGAAGTGGTGGCCAATACCCATCCCGATTCTGACCACCTGGGCGGCTTGGTTTCACTCCTGGATCGTTATACCGTGGCGCAAGTGTTGGTATCGGACGTTGCCGGTGAGAGCGAACTTTTTCGGCAATGGGAGTTAGAACTGGCCGAGGAGCAGTTGCAACCCCTGGTGGGTCAGGCCGGCATGCAATTATCATTTGGCCGGGGCGTCACCGCCACCATTCTTCATCCCGGCCCAATGGTCCCGAACTCAAATAAAGCAAACAACCACTCTCTGGTGTTACACCTGCAAATGGGCCGGGTCAGCTTTTTATTGCCGGGCGACATTGAAACGCCTGTTGAGCAGAATTTGGTGTGGGCCGGCGTGCCGCTGACCGCAACCGTGCTCAAAAGCCCTCATCACGGTAGCAGCACCTCTTCCAGCGAGGCATTTTTGGCGGCAGTACAGCCGCAGCTTGTGGTTATTTCGGTAGGGATGGATAATCGTTTTGGGCATCCTTCGGCGGAAATTTTGCAGCGTTATGCGGAGCACGGCTTCACCGTTTTACGCACCGACAAGCAAGGCACAGTTGAGTTCAGCACCGACGGCGAAAGCTTGTGGGTGGAGACAACGCGCTAA